A part of Vigna radiata var. radiata cultivar VC1973A chromosome 11, Vradiata_ver6, whole genome shotgun sequence genomic DNA contains:
- the LOC106777850 gene encoding probable sphingolipid transporter spinster homolog 2 isoform X2 gives MASESSQSSNPSWFTPKRLLMIFCIINMLNYVDRGAIASNGVNGSLATCTDSGICTGGSGIQGDFNLNNFQDGVLSSAFMVGLLIASPIFASLAKSHNPFRLIGVGLSVWTFAIAGCGSSFDFWSIAICRMLVGVGEASFISLAAPFIDDHAPAAQKTAWLATFYMCIPAGTALGYVYGGFVGSQFNWRVAFWVEAILMLPFPILGFVTKPLQLEGFAPLESKHTPTSIETNDSETGGDDMLAEDQALLRGSKSTSKLWDQFTIFSKDVQELLHDQVYVVNVLGYISYNFVIGAYSYWGPKAGYNIYHMSNADLLFGGMTIVCGILGTLAGGLFLDRISSTISNSFKLLSGATFLGAIFCFIAFLFKSLSGFIVFFSMGELLIFVTQAPVNYVSLRCVKPSLRPLSMAISTVSIHVFGDVPSSPLVGVLQDHINDWRKTSLCLTSIFFLAAVIWFIGIFMKSVDVYDKDDEERSATSRRGKLTPLIEENRDASSEI, from the exons ATGGCATCGGAATCGAGTCAAAGTTCCAATCCTTCTTGGTTTACGCCTAAAAG GCTTCTCatgatattttgtattattaacaTGCTAAACTATGTGGATCGAGGAGCTATTGCCAGTAACGGTGTAAATGGAAGTCTTGCAACTTGTACTGACTCCGGTATTTGTACTGGTGGCAGTGGAATTCA GGGGGATTTTAACTTGAACAATTTTCAAGATGGTGTTCTGTCATCTGCATTTATGGTTGGACTCCTAATTGCTTCTCCAATATTTGCTTCTCTGGCCAAAAG TCACAATCCATTTCGGCTTATTGGTGTTGGATTGTCTGTTTGGACATTTGCGATAGCTGGATGTGGTAGTTCGTTTGATTTTTGGTCTATTGCAATATGCCGAAT GCTAGTTGGGGTAGGTGAGGCTTCCTTCATAAGTCTTGCAGCACCATTCATAGATGACCATGCCCCTGCTGCACAG aAAACAGCATGGCttgctacgttttatatgtgCATACCAGCTGGGACTGCTCTGGGCTATGTTTATGGTGGATTT GTTGGAAGTCAATTTAACTGGCGTGTAGCATTCTGGGTTGAGGCAATTTTGATGCTTCCTTTCCCCATTTTGGGTTTTGTAACGAAGCCTTTGCAATTGGAAG GTTTTGCACCCTTGGAATCCAAACacacaccgacgtctattgaAACAAATGATTCAGAAACTGGAG GTGATGACATGCTTGCTGAAGATCAAGCCTTGCTAAGAGGATCCAA GTCAACATCCAAATTGTGGGATCAATTCACCATCTTTTCAAAAGATGTACAGGAGCTCTTGCATGACCAAGTGTATGTTGTAAATGTTCTAG GGTACATATCGTACAATTTTGTTATTGGAGCTTATTCATATTGGGGTCCAAAGGCAGGATACAACATTTATCATATG AGTAATGCTGACTTGTTGTTTGGAGGCATGACAATTGTTTGTGGGATTTTGGGGACATTAGCTGGAGGCTTGTTTCTTGACAGGATATCTTCAACCATCTCTAATTCTTTCAAG CTTCTTTCTGGAGCAACATTTCTCGGAGCAATCTTCTGCTTCATTGCTTTCCTTTTCAAGAGCTTGTCTGGTTTCATAGTCTTCTTCTCTATGGGTGAACTACTGATTTTTGTCACTCAG GCTCCTGTAAATTATGTCTCTCTCCGATGTGTAAAACCTAGTTTGAGGCCACTGTCCATGGCTATATCTACAGTTTCAATCCATGTCTTTGGTGATGTGCCTTCCTCACCACTCGTTGGAGTCCTGCAG GATCATATTAACGACTGGAGGAAGACATCACTTTGTTTAACATCCATTTTCTTTCTTGCTGCTGTTATATGGTTCATAG GAATCTTTATGAAAAGTGTTGACGTATATGACAAAGATGATGAGGAGCGATCTGCCACATCTAGAAGAGGGAAACTGACACCATTGATTGAAGAGAACAGAGATGCATCGAGTGAAATCTAA
- the LOC106777850 gene encoding probable sphingolipid transporter spinster homolog 2 isoform X3, translating to MASESSQSSNPSWFTPKRLLMIFCIINMLNYVDRGAIASNGVNGSLATCTDSGICTGGSGIQGDFNLNNFQDGVLSSAFMVGLLIASPIFASLAKRLVGVGEASFISLAAPFIDDHAPAAQKTAWLATFYMCIPAGTALGYVYGGFVGSQFNWRVAFWVEAILMLPFPILGFVTKPLQLEGFAPLESKHTPTSIETNDSETGEVSVIGDDMLAEDQALLRGSKSTSKLWDQFTIFSKDVQELLHDQVYVVNVLGYISYNFVIGAYSYWGPKAGYNIYHMSNADLLFGGMTIVCGILGTLAGGLFLDRISSTISNSFKLLSGATFLGAIFCFIAFLFKSLSGFIVFFSMGELLIFVTQAPVNYVSLRCVKPSLRPLSMAISTVSIHVFGDVPSSPLVGVLQDHINDWRKTSLCLTSIFFLAAVIWFIGIFMKSVDVYDKDDEERSATSRRGKLTPLIEENRDASSEI from the exons ATGGCATCGGAATCGAGTCAAAGTTCCAATCCTTCTTGGTTTACGCCTAAAAG GCTTCTCatgatattttgtattattaacaTGCTAAACTATGTGGATCGAGGAGCTATTGCCAGTAACGGTGTAAATGGAAGTCTTGCAACTTGTACTGACTCCGGTATTTGTACTGGTGGCAGTGGAATTCA GGGGGATTTTAACTTGAACAATTTTCAAGATGGTGTTCTGTCATCTGCATTTATGGTTGGACTCCTAATTGCTTCTCCAATATTTGCTTCTCTGGCCAAAAG GCTAGTTGGGGTAGGTGAGGCTTCCTTCATAAGTCTTGCAGCACCATTCATAGATGACCATGCCCCTGCTGCACAG aAAACAGCATGGCttgctacgttttatatgtgCATACCAGCTGGGACTGCTCTGGGCTATGTTTATGGTGGATTT GTTGGAAGTCAATTTAACTGGCGTGTAGCATTCTGGGTTGAGGCAATTTTGATGCTTCCTTTCCCCATTTTGGGTTTTGTAACGAAGCCTTTGCAATTGGAAG GTTTTGCACCCTTGGAATCCAAACacacaccgacgtctattgaAACAAATGATTCAGAAACTGGAG AGGTTTCTGTTATAGGTGATGACATGCTTGCTGAAGATCAAGCCTTGCTAAGAGGATCCAA GTCAACATCCAAATTGTGGGATCAATTCACCATCTTTTCAAAAGATGTACAGGAGCTCTTGCATGACCAAGTGTATGTTGTAAATGTTCTAG GGTACATATCGTACAATTTTGTTATTGGAGCTTATTCATATTGGGGTCCAAAGGCAGGATACAACATTTATCATATG AGTAATGCTGACTTGTTGTTTGGAGGCATGACAATTGTTTGTGGGATTTTGGGGACATTAGCTGGAGGCTTGTTTCTTGACAGGATATCTTCAACCATCTCTAATTCTTTCAAG CTTCTTTCTGGAGCAACATTTCTCGGAGCAATCTTCTGCTTCATTGCTTTCCTTTTCAAGAGCTTGTCTGGTTTCATAGTCTTCTTCTCTATGGGTGAACTACTGATTTTTGTCACTCAG GCTCCTGTAAATTATGTCTCTCTCCGATGTGTAAAACCTAGTTTGAGGCCACTGTCCATGGCTATATCTACAGTTTCAATCCATGTCTTTGGTGATGTGCCTTCCTCACCACTCGTTGGAGTCCTGCAG GATCATATTAACGACTGGAGGAAGACATCACTTTGTTTAACATCCATTTTCTTTCTTGCTGCTGTTATATGGTTCATAG GAATCTTTATGAAAAGTGTTGACGTATATGACAAAGATGATGAGGAGCGATCTGCCACATCTAGAAGAGGGAAACTGACACCATTGATTGAAGAGAACAGAGATGCATCGAGTGAAATCTAA
- the LOC106777850 gene encoding probable sphingolipid transporter spinster homolog 2 isoform X1, which produces MASESSQSSNPSWFTPKRLLMIFCIINMLNYVDRGAIASNGVNGSLATCTDSGICTGGSGIQGDFNLNNFQDGVLSSAFMVGLLIASPIFASLAKSHNPFRLIGVGLSVWTFAIAGCGSSFDFWSIAICRMLVGVGEASFISLAAPFIDDHAPAAQKTAWLATFYMCIPAGTALGYVYGGFVGSQFNWRVAFWVEAILMLPFPILGFVTKPLQLEGFAPLESKHTPTSIETNDSETGEVSVIGDDMLAEDQALLRGSKSTSKLWDQFTIFSKDVQELLHDQVYVVNVLGYISYNFVIGAYSYWGPKAGYNIYHMSNADLLFGGMTIVCGILGTLAGGLFLDRISSTISNSFKLLSGATFLGAIFCFIAFLFKSLSGFIVFFSMGELLIFVTQAPVNYVSLRCVKPSLRPLSMAISTVSIHVFGDVPSSPLVGVLQDHINDWRKTSLCLTSIFFLAAVIWFIGIFMKSVDVYDKDDEERSATSRRGKLTPLIEENRDASSEI; this is translated from the exons ATGGCATCGGAATCGAGTCAAAGTTCCAATCCTTCTTGGTTTACGCCTAAAAG GCTTCTCatgatattttgtattattaacaTGCTAAACTATGTGGATCGAGGAGCTATTGCCAGTAACGGTGTAAATGGAAGTCTTGCAACTTGTACTGACTCCGGTATTTGTACTGGTGGCAGTGGAATTCA GGGGGATTTTAACTTGAACAATTTTCAAGATGGTGTTCTGTCATCTGCATTTATGGTTGGACTCCTAATTGCTTCTCCAATATTTGCTTCTCTGGCCAAAAG TCACAATCCATTTCGGCTTATTGGTGTTGGATTGTCTGTTTGGACATTTGCGATAGCTGGATGTGGTAGTTCGTTTGATTTTTGGTCTATTGCAATATGCCGAAT GCTAGTTGGGGTAGGTGAGGCTTCCTTCATAAGTCTTGCAGCACCATTCATAGATGACCATGCCCCTGCTGCACAG aAAACAGCATGGCttgctacgttttatatgtgCATACCAGCTGGGACTGCTCTGGGCTATGTTTATGGTGGATTT GTTGGAAGTCAATTTAACTGGCGTGTAGCATTCTGGGTTGAGGCAATTTTGATGCTTCCTTTCCCCATTTTGGGTTTTGTAACGAAGCCTTTGCAATTGGAAG GTTTTGCACCCTTGGAATCCAAACacacaccgacgtctattgaAACAAATGATTCAGAAACTGGAG AGGTTTCTGTTATAGGTGATGACATGCTTGCTGAAGATCAAGCCTTGCTAAGAGGATCCAA GTCAACATCCAAATTGTGGGATCAATTCACCATCTTTTCAAAAGATGTACAGGAGCTCTTGCATGACCAAGTGTATGTTGTAAATGTTCTAG GGTACATATCGTACAATTTTGTTATTGGAGCTTATTCATATTGGGGTCCAAAGGCAGGATACAACATTTATCATATG AGTAATGCTGACTTGTTGTTTGGAGGCATGACAATTGTTTGTGGGATTTTGGGGACATTAGCTGGAGGCTTGTTTCTTGACAGGATATCTTCAACCATCTCTAATTCTTTCAAG CTTCTTTCTGGAGCAACATTTCTCGGAGCAATCTTCTGCTTCATTGCTTTCCTTTTCAAGAGCTTGTCTGGTTTCATAGTCTTCTTCTCTATGGGTGAACTACTGATTTTTGTCACTCAG GCTCCTGTAAATTATGTCTCTCTCCGATGTGTAAAACCTAGTTTGAGGCCACTGTCCATGGCTATATCTACAGTTTCAATCCATGTCTTTGGTGATGTGCCTTCCTCACCACTCGTTGGAGTCCTGCAG GATCATATTAACGACTGGAGGAAGACATCACTTTGTTTAACATCCATTTTCTTTCTTGCTGCTGTTATATGGTTCATAG GAATCTTTATGAAAAGTGTTGACGTATATGACAAAGATGATGAGGAGCGATCTGCCACATCTAGAAGAGGGAAACTGACACCATTGATTGAAGAGAACAGAGATGCATCGAGTGAAATCTAA
- the LOC106777850 gene encoding probable sphingolipid transporter spinster homolog 2 isoform X4, with protein sequence MASESSQSSNPSWFTPKRLLMIFCIINMLNYVDRGAIASNGVNGSLATCTDSGICTGGSGIQGDFNLNNFQDGVLSSAFMVGLLIASPIFASLAKSHNPFRLIGVGLSVWTFAIAGCGSSFDFWSIAICRMLVGVGEASFISLAAPFIDDHAPAAQKTAWLATFYMCIPAGTALGYVYGGFVGSQFNWRVAFWVEAILMLPFPILGFVTKPLQLEGFAPLESKHTPTSIETNDSETGEVSVIGDDMLAEDQALLRGSKSTSKLWDQFTIFSKDVQELLHDQVYVVNVLGYISYNFVIGAYSYWGPKAGYNIYHMSNADLLFGGMTIVCGILGTLAGGLFLDRISSTISNSFKLLSGATFLGAIFCFIAFLFKSLSGFIVFFSMGELLIFVTQAPVNYVSLRCVKPSLRPLSMAISTVSIHVFGDVPSSPLVGVLQASGRKYFRLAENAPVKRALCRIILIHELII encoded by the exons ATGGCATCGGAATCGAGTCAAAGTTCCAATCCTTCTTGGTTTACGCCTAAAAG GCTTCTCatgatattttgtattattaacaTGCTAAACTATGTGGATCGAGGAGCTATTGCCAGTAACGGTGTAAATGGAAGTCTTGCAACTTGTACTGACTCCGGTATTTGTACTGGTGGCAGTGGAATTCA GGGGGATTTTAACTTGAACAATTTTCAAGATGGTGTTCTGTCATCTGCATTTATGGTTGGACTCCTAATTGCTTCTCCAATATTTGCTTCTCTGGCCAAAAG TCACAATCCATTTCGGCTTATTGGTGTTGGATTGTCTGTTTGGACATTTGCGATAGCTGGATGTGGTAGTTCGTTTGATTTTTGGTCTATTGCAATATGCCGAAT GCTAGTTGGGGTAGGTGAGGCTTCCTTCATAAGTCTTGCAGCACCATTCATAGATGACCATGCCCCTGCTGCACAG aAAACAGCATGGCttgctacgttttatatgtgCATACCAGCTGGGACTGCTCTGGGCTATGTTTATGGTGGATTT GTTGGAAGTCAATTTAACTGGCGTGTAGCATTCTGGGTTGAGGCAATTTTGATGCTTCCTTTCCCCATTTTGGGTTTTGTAACGAAGCCTTTGCAATTGGAAG GTTTTGCACCCTTGGAATCCAAACacacaccgacgtctattgaAACAAATGATTCAGAAACTGGAG AGGTTTCTGTTATAGGTGATGACATGCTTGCTGAAGATCAAGCCTTGCTAAGAGGATCCAA GTCAACATCCAAATTGTGGGATCAATTCACCATCTTTTCAAAAGATGTACAGGAGCTCTTGCATGACCAAGTGTATGTTGTAAATGTTCTAG GGTACATATCGTACAATTTTGTTATTGGAGCTTATTCATATTGGGGTCCAAAGGCAGGATACAACATTTATCATATG AGTAATGCTGACTTGTTGTTTGGAGGCATGACAATTGTTTGTGGGATTTTGGGGACATTAGCTGGAGGCTTGTTTCTTGACAGGATATCTTCAACCATCTCTAATTCTTTCAAG CTTCTTTCTGGAGCAACATTTCTCGGAGCAATCTTCTGCTTCATTGCTTTCCTTTTCAAGAGCTTGTCTGGTTTCATAGTCTTCTTCTCTATGGGTGAACTACTGATTTTTGTCACTCAG GCTCCTGTAAATTATGTCTCTCTCCGATGTGTAAAACCTAGTTTGAGGCCACTGTCCATGGCTATATCTACAGTTTCAATCCATGTCTTTGGTGATGTGCCTTCCTCACCACTCGTTGGAGTCCTGCAG GCTTCTGggagaaaatattttagacTGGCCGAAAATGCTCCTGTGAAACGTGCACTCTGCAGAATAATACTTATACACGAGCTGATTATATAG